A single region of the Chitinophaga niabensis genome encodes:
- a CDS encoding OmpA family protein — MKRFTLILLLVLTGLVNPLQAQTYVTDFKRTADNYFAQKDYYSAAQYYSKALGTFTVKPGEYKPYLLEKGGKSKQKRLKDYEQVVYRLAESYRMYNDFGNAGKWYAEAINFDPVQFPLVKYWYGVCLRANAKTGEDYENALAQFQQFKQSYKGTDEYSNRTNIEIQSCEFAIEEMKHPPRYEVVKVAGNINQGGANYAPVPVSNNTFYFTSSRPDSTLLVKKSNPFINTLYIAKGENSSFDSNEKLSIPMEKGTEQGVAAIAPDGNTLYVTRWTIKDGNKQSAIYRSNKAGNGWTEPQLLDATINAAGYSAKEPFVTSDGKYFLFVSDRPGGMGKFDLWYCTISSGGTLSAANNMGNTINTKEEESAPFYDPNKQVLVFSSNGRVGFGGQDFFSSKGSFGGWTVPENMGYPLNSAKDDQYYAALQPKNALNKGYISSDRESICCLEIFAVKRKAKMAGGLVMDCETGKPLEGAKITLLDSTQRNTLETQTTGYGGNYMFELEMNKKYKVLIEKDNYFSKNFSFNTEQLSMVDSMMNPTVCLKRFEMNKPIVINDIFYDYNKATLRPESKLILDSLYYLLLDNPKMEIELGAHTDSKGTDAYNLKLSNARAKSCVDYLISKGIPQTRVVSKGYGESRPVAPNTLPNGKDNPDGRQLNRRTEFKVLRN; from the coding sequence ATGAAAAGATTTACACTCATCCTGCTGTTGGTTTTAACAGGTCTTGTTAATCCTTTGCAGGCACAGACATATGTAACTGATTTCAAACGTACGGCGGATAATTATTTTGCACAGAAAGATTACTATTCCGCCGCGCAATATTACAGCAAAGCACTGGGCACTTTTACGGTAAAACCCGGAGAGTATAAACCTTACCTGCTGGAGAAAGGAGGGAAAAGCAAACAGAAAAGGCTGAAAGATTATGAGCAGGTAGTGTATCGCCTTGCTGAATCCTACAGGATGTATAATGATTTTGGTAATGCAGGCAAATGGTATGCAGAAGCCATCAACTTTGATCCTGTACAGTTCCCGCTGGTAAAGTATTGGTATGGGGTGTGCCTCAGGGCTAATGCAAAGACCGGCGAGGATTATGAAAATGCACTCGCGCAATTTCAACAGTTCAAACAATCCTATAAGGGAACGGATGAATATTCCAACAGGACCAATATCGAAATTCAAAGTTGTGAATTTGCGATAGAGGAAATGAAACATCCGCCAAGATATGAAGTAGTAAAAGTGGCAGGGAACATCAACCAGGGTGGTGCAAACTATGCCCCGGTACCGGTGAGCAATAACACATTCTACTTTACTTCTTCCCGCCCGGATTCCACATTACTTGTAAAGAAATCAAATCCTTTCATCAATACACTATACATCGCCAAGGGAGAGAATAGCAGTTTTGATAGCAATGAGAAATTATCCATACCCATGGAAAAGGGCACAGAACAAGGAGTTGCTGCTATTGCTCCCGATGGCAATACGTTGTATGTAACAAGATGGACAATCAAAGACGGCAATAAACAATCCGCCATCTACCGCAGCAACAAAGCCGGTAACGGGTGGACGGAACCACAGTTGCTGGATGCTACTATCAATGCTGCCGGTTACAGTGCAAAGGAACCTTTCGTTACTTCAGACGGTAAATATTTCCTCTTTGTATCAGACCGCCCCGGCGGCATGGGGAAATTTGACCTGTGGTATTGTACCATCAGCAGTGGCGGTACGCTAAGCGCAGCCAATAACATGGGTAATACCATCAACACCAAAGAAGAAGAAAGCGCGCCTTTTTATGATCCTAATAAACAGGTGCTCGTATTCAGCTCTAATGGCCGTGTTGGTTTTGGCGGGCAGGATTTTTTCAGCAGCAAGGGAAGTTTTGGTGGATGGACGGTGCCGGAGAACATGGGGTATCCTTTGAACTCCGCTAAAGATGATCAGTATTATGCCGCTTTGCAACCAAAGAATGCATTAAATAAAGGGTATATCAGTTCAGACAGGGAATCCATCTGCTGCCTGGAAATATTTGCGGTTAAACGCAAAGCCAAAATGGCCGGAGGTTTAGTGATGGATTGCGAAACAGGCAAACCGCTGGAAGGTGCAAAGATCACTTTGCTTGATAGTACGCAAAGGAATACACTCGAAACACAAACCACAGGTTATGGCGGTAATTATATGTTTGAACTGGAGATGAATAAAAAGTATAAAGTACTGATAGAAAAAGATAATTACTTCTCAAAGAATTTTTCCTTCAATACGGAACAACTCTCCATGGTGGACTCCATGATGAACCCTACTGTTTGTCTGAAACGATTTGAAATGAACAAACCGATTGTGATCAATGATATCTTCTATGATTACAATAAAGCCACATTGCGGCCGGAATCGAAACTGATCCTCGATTCGCTGTATTACCTGTTGCTGGATAATCCAAAGATGGAAATAGAACTTGGAGCACATACGGATAGTAAAGGAACAGATGCTTACAACCTTAAATTATCCAATGCGCGTGCTAAATCCTGTGTGGACTACCTGATCAGTAAAGGCATTCCACAGACCCGCGTAGTGAGTAAAGGTTATGGTGAATCAAGACCGGTAGCGCCGAACACATTGCCTAATGGTAAAGACAACCCGGATGGAAGGCAATTAAACCGCCGGACGGAGTTTAAAGTGTTACGGAATTAA
- a CDS encoding MATE family efflux transporter encodes MRTITHVTSRTYRLFQLIKEALKGDEKVYTTGSINRALILLAIPMMLEMTMESLFALVDAFFVGRLGKAAISTVGLTESVLSLIYAIAVGISMAATAVVARRIGEKDPEGASKAAVQALYLSLGFSVIVSICGILFSREILGLMGADAEMIRSGHTYTQIAMGSNLVIVLLFLINGIFRGAGEASIAMRSLWLANILNIILCPLFIYGLGPVPAFGLEGAAIATTIGRGTGVAYQLYHLFSGKRTIQVSWRHIRPEWETIAKMIKLASGGTLQFLIGSASWIFLIRIISQFGEDALAGYTFAIRIIVFAILPAWGVANAAATLVGQNLGAGEPERAEKSVWKAAYLNMIILGFVSIVFIIFAPWMLSFFSKDPAVLAYGIEGLRLISLGYIFYAFGMVMAQSFNGAGDTRTPTIINLIGFWVIQIPLAWFLAIPLKWGPTGVFWAIFIAESIIATMAVIIFRKGKWKKVKV; translated from the coding sequence ATGCGAACTATTACGCACGTTACGTCGCGCACATACAGGCTTTTTCAATTAATTAAGGAAGCGCTGAAAGGAGACGAAAAAGTTTATACAACCGGGAGTATCAACCGGGCATTAATATTACTGGCCATTCCCATGATGCTGGAAATGACCATGGAATCGTTATTCGCATTGGTGGATGCTTTCTTTGTGGGAAGATTAGGCAAGGCCGCTATTTCCACTGTAGGATTAACAGAATCTGTATTAAGCCTCATATATGCCATCGCCGTTGGGATCAGTATGGCTGCCACTGCCGTAGTGGCCAGGCGTATTGGAGAAAAAGATCCTGAAGGAGCTTCCAAAGCTGCGGTACAGGCACTTTACCTGTCACTGGGGTTTTCTGTGATCGTGAGCATTTGCGGCATTCTCTTTTCCAGGGAGATCCTGGGACTGATGGGAGCCGATGCAGAAATGATCCGTTCAGGACATACGTACACACAAATAGCCATGGGCTCTAACCTGGTGATCGTACTGCTTTTCCTGATCAACGGGATCTTCCGTGGTGCCGGTGAGGCCAGTATCGCTATGAGGAGTTTATGGCTGGCCAATATCCTGAACATCATCCTGTGTCCGCTGTTTATATATGGACTGGGGCCTGTTCCTGCATTTGGACTGGAAGGTGCTGCGATAGCCACAACAATTGGCCGTGGTACCGGCGTGGCTTATCAGTTATACCATTTATTCAGTGGTAAAAGAACTATCCAGGTGAGCTGGCGGCATATCCGTCCTGAATGGGAGACCATTGCGAAGATGATCAAACTGGCTTCCGGTGGTACCTTGCAATTCCTGATCGGTTCAGCCAGCTGGATCTTCCTGATCCGCATTATTTCCCAGTTTGGAGAAGATGCGCTGGCAGGTTATACTTTTGCCATCCGCATCATTGTGTTTGCTATCCTTCCTGCATGGGGCGTAGCAAATGCAGCTGCTACCCTGGTAGGGCAAAACCTGGGAGCAGGAGAACCAGAGCGGGCAGAGAAGAGCGTCTGGAAGGCGGCTTATTTAAATATGATCATACTGGGCTTCGTGTCCATTGTGTTCATCATCTTTGCACCCTGGATGCTGAGCTTCTTCTCTAAAGACCCGGCTGTACTGGCTTACGGAATAGAAGGGCTGCGACTGATCAGTCTCGGGTATATCTTTTATGCATTCGGGATGGTGATGGCACAATCTTTCAATGGGGCCGGAGATACCAGAACACCTACCATTATTAATTTAATAGGCTTCTGGGTGATACAGATACCCCTGGCCTGGTTCCTGGCCATTCCATTGAAATGGGGGCCTACAGGGGTTTTCTGGGCTATCTTCATTGCAGAGTCAATAATCGCTACCATGGCGGTGATCATATTCCGGAAGGGGAAATGGAAGAAAGTAAAGGTTTAG